A single window of Sparus aurata chromosome 22, fSpaAur1.1, whole genome shotgun sequence DNA harbors:
- the LOC115574584 gene encoding sialoadhesin-like: MGHTLLGVLGLFSGRRTVTLTADRPVIPLGGSVTLTCSVEGPDGFIYDWYRETSDSPGKTLVPSENVHESSRVISQGGNYTCIGRSSEPYAIAPESNAVFIEETELLLTVSPSWLSAAASVTLTCSVTDQSAGWRFYWYNTVPDPSNNYYSYELLPGSSSGTEQDFYIVHGQTHTAGYMCRAEREDPVFYSDSRPKLVWSADVHSSASLTVSPDRAQHFTSDSVSLSCEGNSAEWRVKKLSTEDRYLSDCSFSGTMTGSTCKLNSSWASEAVYWCESGSGEFSNAVNISVQDGDVILLSPARPVTEGDSVSLSCKLKSQTFTSTVFFYHNEKLIQNDSRQEFKISAVSKSDEGFYKCQHSGQESAKSWMSVQAVSRPESSSLLIVGLICGIVLIILLLLLYRYRPSKDAWFNRPIQSESSNTDHAVNQNEAQCDTHSSPPHAEGGSQDVTYSSIELKNIEKKGTQHTPEESSVYSDVRTRAADDHLMYVQVNCHNKGKGKKKQAPAAADETVYSEVKLGSSIGL, from the exons CAGGTAGACGTACAgtcacactgacagcagacaggCCGGTCATACCACTGGGAGGCAGCGTGACACTGACATGTTCAGTGGAGGGTCCTGATGGCTTCATATATGACTGGTACAGAGAGACCTCAGACTCTCCAGGAAAAACTCTTGTTCCGAGTGAAAATGTTCATGAATCAAGCAGAGTTATCTCACAAGGAGGCAATTACACCTGCATAGGACGGAGCAGTGAACCATATGCTATCGCACCTGAAAGTAACGCAGTCTTCATTGAGGAAACTG aactcctcctcactgtgtctccatcatggctgagtgctgcagcctcagtaactctgacCTGCAGTGTTACAGATCagtctgcaggatggaggttctactggtaCAACACTGTTCCTGATCCATCAAACAACTACTACAGCTATGAGCtgctacctggcagcagcagtggcactGAACAGGATTtctacattgttcatggacagacacacacagcaggatataTGTGCAGAGCTGAAAGAGAAGATCCAGTGTTTTACTCTGACAGTAGACCTAAGttagtctggtctgcag atgttCACTCGTCAGcgtctctcacagtgagtcctgacagagctcaacacttcacctctgactctgtctcactgagctgtgagggaaactctgctGAGTGGAGAGTGAAGAAGTTATCAACTGAGGACAGATACCTGTCAGACTGCTCCTTCTCGGGGACAATGACTGGATCCACATGCAAACTGAACAGTAGCTGGGCCAGTGAagcagtgtactggtgtgagtctggatcaggagagtTCAGCAACGCAGTCAACATCTCTGTACAGG atggagatgtgatcctgctgagccctgcccgtcctgtgactgaGGGAGATTCTGTCAGTCTGAGCTGTAAATTAAAAAGCCAAACATTCACGTCCACTGTttttttctatcacaatgagaaactcattcaaaatgacagcagacaggagtttaaaatctctgcagtgtcaaagtcagatgaaggattctacaagtgtcaacactcaggacaAGAGTCAGCAaagagctggatgtcagttcagg CAGTGTCCAGGCCTGAAAGCTCTTCACTCTTGATTGTTGGGCTGATTTGTGGAATTgttcttattattcttctgcTCCTGTTGTATCGCTACAGACCTTCCAAGG ATGCATGGTTCAATAG GCCGATCCAGTCTGAGAGCTCCAACACGGATCATGCGGTCAACCAGAATGAGGCTCAGTGCGATacacactcctctcctccacatG CTGAAGGTGGATCCCAGGATGTCACATATTCTTCAATTGAACTTAAAAACATTGAAAAGAAAG GGACGCAACATACACCAGAGGAGAGCTCAGTTTACTCTGACGTGAGGACAAGAGCTGCAG ACGACCATCTGATGTATGTCCAAGTCAACTGCCACAATAAAGGCAAAGGCAAGAAGAAGCAAG ctcctgcagcagcagatgaaaCCGTTTATTCCGAAGTCAAACTGGGATCATCTATCG GTCTgtaa